A portion of the Gadus macrocephalus chromosome 10, ASM3116895v1 genome contains these proteins:
- the gabra6a gene encoding gamma-aminobutyric acid receptor subunit alpha-6a isoform X2, with protein sequence MDFTMDMFFRQMWVDERLKFEGPTEILRLNNRMVDKIWTPDTFFRNSKKSLAHNMTTPNKMFRIMQNGTVLYTMKLTVIGDCPMQLMDFPMDGHTCPLRFGSYAYTNREIVFTWRKGPIDSVDCPKESMSLLQYDLVGQSLSSTIFKSNTGHYSVMVVHFLLQRKLGYYLIQTYIPLIMVVVLSQVSFWINKESVPARTVAGITTVLTMTTLSISARQSLPKVAYATAMDWFIAVCFAFVASALIEFAAVNYFATLQAHRLKKQKAKLHEMEMIAEEDEDEALPDGFPRGTLKRRNHSMAPSEGNTVPIFLQQGSAVPANPQLAGTSPIDQYSRVLFPLTFALFNIVYWSMYLSKDTMEKPRDMNSPSS encoded by the exons ATG GATTTCACCATGGACATGTTCTTCCGGCAAATGTGGGTGGACGAGAGGCTGAAGTTCGAAGGGCCAACCGAAATCCTGCGTCTTAACAACCGAATGGTGGACAAGATTTGGACCCCAGACACTTTCTTCCGCAACTCCAAGAAATCCCTGGCCCACAACATGACAACCCCTAATAAAATGTTCCGCATCATGCAGAATGGAACTGTGCTCTACACCATGAA GCTGACTGTCATCGGAGACTGTCCGATGCAGCTCATGGACTTCCCAATGGACGGCCACACCTGTCCTCTCCGGTTCGGGAGCT ATGCCTACACCAACCGTGAGATCGTGTTCACCTGGAGGAAGGGCCCCATCGACTCAGTGGACTGTCCCAAGGAGTCCATGAGCCTGCTGCAGTACGACCTGGTGGGCCAGTCGCTGTCCAGCACTATCTTCAAGTCCAACACCG GTCACTACTCGGTGATGGtcgtccacttcctcctccagaGGAAGCTGGGCTACTACCTGATCCAGACCTACATCCCCCTCatcatggtggtggtgctgtcgCAGGTGTCCTTCTGGATCAACAAGGAGTCTGTTCCAGCCCGCACCGTCGCTG GCATCACCACCGTCCTCACCATGACAACGCTGAGCATCAGCGCCCGCCAGTCGCTGCCCAAGGTGGCCTACGCCACCGCCATGGACTGGTTCATCGCCGTGTGCTTCGCCTTCGTGGCGTCCGCGCTCATCGAGTTTGCGGCGGTCAACTACTTCGCCACGCTGCAGGCGCACCGTCTGAAGAAGCAGAAGGCCAAGCTGCACGAGATGGAGATGATCgccgaggaggacgaggacgaggctTTG ccggacGGCTTCCCCCGGGGGACCCTGAAGAGGAGGAACCACTCCATGGCCCCCAGTGAGGGGAACACCGTGCCCATCTTCCTCCAGCAGGGCTCCGCAGTGCCGGCCAACCCCCAGCTGGCCGGGACCAGCCCCATCGACCAGTACTCCCGCGTCCTCTTCCCCCTCACCTTCGCCCTGTTCAACATCGTCTACTGGTCCATGTACCTGTCCAAGGACACCATGGAGAAGCCCAG AGACATGAATTCACCGTCCTCTTAG
- the gabra6a gene encoding gamma-aminobutyric acid receptor subunit alpha-6a isoform X1, with protein MTLFILLTFIWWANTGHVHGSHSANITAILDRLLDGYDNRLRPGSGGGITEVKTDFFVTSFGPVSDVEMDFTMDMFFRQMWVDERLKFEGPTEILRLNNRMVDKIWTPDTFFRNSKKSLAHNMTTPNKMFRIMQNGTVLYTMKLTVIGDCPMQLMDFPMDGHTCPLRFGSYAYTNREIVFTWRKGPIDSVDCPKESMSLLQYDLVGQSLSSTIFKSNTGHYSVMVVHFLLQRKLGYYLIQTYIPLIMVVVLSQVSFWINKESVPARTVAGITTVLTMTTLSISARQSLPKVAYATAMDWFIAVCFAFVASALIEFAAVNYFATLQAHRLKKQKAKLHEMEMIAEEDEDEALPDGFPRGTLKRRNHSMAPSEGNTVPIFLQQGSAVPANPQLAGTSPIDQYSRVLFPLTFALFNIVYWSMYLSKDTMEKPRDMNSPSS; from the exons ATGACTTTGTTCATTCTGCTTACTTTCATTTGGTGGGCAAA TACAGGTCATGTCCATGGAAGCCATTCAGCCAACATCACTGCAATCCTGGACCGACTGCTGGACGGCTACGACAACAGACTGCGTCCCGGCTCTGGCG GAGGGATAACTGAGGTGAAGACGGACTTCTTCGTCACCAGCTTCGGACCGGTTTCAGATGTTGAGATG GATTTCACCATGGACATGTTCTTCCGGCAAATGTGGGTGGACGAGAGGCTGAAGTTCGAAGGGCCAACCGAAATCCTGCGTCTTAACAACCGAATGGTGGACAAGATTTGGACCCCAGACACTTTCTTCCGCAACTCCAAGAAATCCCTGGCCCACAACATGACAACCCCTAATAAAATGTTCCGCATCATGCAGAATGGAACTGTGCTCTACACCATGAA GCTGACTGTCATCGGAGACTGTCCGATGCAGCTCATGGACTTCCCAATGGACGGCCACACCTGTCCTCTCCGGTTCGGGAGCT ATGCCTACACCAACCGTGAGATCGTGTTCACCTGGAGGAAGGGCCCCATCGACTCAGTGGACTGTCCCAAGGAGTCCATGAGCCTGCTGCAGTACGACCTGGTGGGCCAGTCGCTGTCCAGCACTATCTTCAAGTCCAACACCG GTCACTACTCGGTGATGGtcgtccacttcctcctccagaGGAAGCTGGGCTACTACCTGATCCAGACCTACATCCCCCTCatcatggtggtggtgctgtcgCAGGTGTCCTTCTGGATCAACAAGGAGTCTGTTCCAGCCCGCACCGTCGCTG GCATCACCACCGTCCTCACCATGACAACGCTGAGCATCAGCGCCCGCCAGTCGCTGCCCAAGGTGGCCTACGCCACCGCCATGGACTGGTTCATCGCCGTGTGCTTCGCCTTCGTGGCGTCCGCGCTCATCGAGTTTGCGGCGGTCAACTACTTCGCCACGCTGCAGGCGCACCGTCTGAAGAAGCAGAAGGCCAAGCTGCACGAGATGGAGATGATCgccgaggaggacgaggacgaggctTTG ccggacGGCTTCCCCCGGGGGACCCTGAAGAGGAGGAACCACTCCATGGCCCCCAGTGAGGGGAACACCGTGCCCATCTTCCTCCAGCAGGGCTCCGCAGTGCCGGCCAACCCCCAGCTGGCCGGGACCAGCCCCATCGACCAGTACTCCCGCGTCCTCTTCCCCCTCACCTTCGCCCTGTTCAACATCGTCTACTGGTCCATGTACCTGTCCAAGGACACCATGGAGAAGCCCAG AGACATGAATTCACCGTCCTCTTAG
- the nudcd2 gene encoding nudC domain-containing protein 2: protein MSVHFEERSGVVPCPTSWGSWYQTMEEVFIEVNVPQGTSGKEVKCTLGSRQVELHVKGKEIFKGRLYDSTVSDESTWTLEDKVLIRIVLMKTNRAAGNCWLSLLEGEYCADAWVQDQMQRKLTLERFHRENPGFDFSGAEISGNFAGGGPDFSSLQK, encoded by the exons ATGTCGGTGCACTTCGAGGAGAGGAGTGGCGTTGTCCCCTGCCCTACCTCCTGGGGGTCGTGGTACCAGACCATGGAAGAGGTTTTCATCGAAGTGAACGTCCCTCAGGGCACATCTGGGAAGGAGGTGAAATGCACTCTGGGCTCAAGACAAGTTGAACTGCATGTCAAAGGAAAGGAGATCTTCAAG GGAAGGCTTTACGACAGCACCGTTTCTGATGAGTCGACATGGACATTGG AGGATAAGGTCCTGATTCGCATCGTCCTCATGAAGACAAACCGGGCGGCCGGGAACTGCTGGCTCTCCCTTTTAGAGGGGGAGTACTGCGCCGACGCATGGGTCCAGGATCAGATGCAGAGGAAGCTGACCCTGGAGAggttccacagagag AACCCTGGATTTGACTTCAGCGGTGCAGAGATTTCTGGGAACTTTGCTGGCGGTGGACCCGACTTCTCCAGCTTGCAGAAGTAA
- the ccng1 gene encoding cyclin-G1, translating into MIDTVTGSGPAPFAVQLKALLDKEARYQPKLSGLRLMEGASDNGLRMTARLREFEVKDLLSLTRFFGFCSETFSLAVSLLDRFLSIMKIQPKHLSCVGLCCFYIAVKSSEEERNVPLPNDLIRITQNRFTVSDMMRMERIIMEKLYWKVKAPTSLHFLRLLHGQVQSQLSTDGRKILSLDRLEAQLKACHCSFVFSKIKPSLLALALLRLEAEEQHDQQHVEAIGEALQGLQQQLNIRDGDLVCVRELAGKCLAEYATTKCSKPNSQRLRWIISGRTQRQLKPSYYKIAHLPTIPETVC; encoded by the exons ATGATTGACACAGTGACAGGATCCGGGCCAGCGCCCTTTGCAGTCCAGCTGAAGGCTCTGCTGGACAAGGAGGCCCGCTACCAGCCCAAGCTGAGCGGCCTGCGGCTCATGGAAGGGGCCAGCGACAACGGTCTCAGGATGACCGCCCGACTACGGGAGTTTGAAGTGAAGGACCTCCTCTCCCTGACCCGGTTCTTTGGGTTCTGCTCGGAGACCTTCTCCCTGGCCGTCAGCCTGCTGGATCGCTTCCTATCGATCATGAAG ATCCAGCCCAAGCACCTGTCCTGTGTTGGACTCTGCTGCTTCTACATCGCCGTCAAGTcctcggaggaggagaggaacgtGCCGCTGCCCAACGACCTGATCCGCATCACGCAGAACCGCTTCACAGTGTCGGACATGATGCGCATGGAGAGGATCATCATGGAGAAGCTGTACTGGAAGGTCAAGGCGCCCACGTCCCTGCacttcctccgcctcctccacggCCAGGTCCAATCACAGCTCAGCACGGACGG CAGGAAGATCCTCAGCCTGGACCGACTGGAGGCCCAGCTCAAAGCCTGTCACTGCTCCTTTGTCTTCTCTAAAATAAAG CCGTCTCTGCTGGCTCTGGCCCTGTTGCGTCTAGAGGCTGAAGAGCAACACGATCAACAACATGTGGAGGCCATAGGCGAGGCTCTGCAGGGTCTGCAGCAACAACTGAAT ATCAGAGATGGCGACCTGGTTTGTGTGAGGGAGCTGGCGGGGAAGTGCCTAGCTGAGTACGCCACCACCAAGTGCTCCAAGCCCAACAGCCAGAGGCTGCGGTGGATCATCTCCGGGAGAACGCAGCGGCAGCTGAAGCCCAGCTACTACAAGATCGCTCATCTCCCCACCATCCCCGAAACCGTATGCTAA